A single genomic interval of Nonomuraea rubra harbors:
- a CDS encoding TetR/AcrR family transcriptional regulator: MDNVWSRSQKSPRQTLTLERIVAEAVALLDEEGVGRLTMRRLAERLDTGSTTLYWHVKTKDDVLDLAMDEVFREVRLDDLAGPAGGVSVLGGDGADSAAPSDGGGVGRGAPGGGGVGRAAPGGGGVGGAPSERGMAGGVPRGGAAGEAALSGGGRGGTAGASGAGGAGAGAANEAMGADAPAVSGRDGGAGVVRGGGGDAGAAAVRGGGGDVGAGAVSRPGDWRGPVRGLMRRWRAALLRHPWSATLLDRPLMGPNALRRTEFLYETLTAAGFAAPKTAAFSLSNYVMGSVIMQVTWERSGGTDTGAFLRERADRYPALAEHGLEHDWDATFDEGLGYLLEGMAASRA, translated from the coding sequence GTGGACAACGTGTGGTCGCGCAGTCAGAAGTCCCCGAGACAGACGCTGACGCTGGAGCGGATCGTGGCGGAGGCGGTGGCGCTGCTGGATGAGGAGGGCGTGGGGCGGCTGACCATGCGTCGCCTCGCCGAGCGGCTCGACACCGGCTCGACCACGCTCTACTGGCACGTCAAGACCAAGGACGACGTGCTGGATCTGGCCATGGACGAGGTCTTCCGCGAGGTGCGGCTGGACGACCTCGCCGGACCGGCGGGCGGGGTGTCAGTGCTGGGTGGCGACGGTGCCGACAGCGCCGCGCCGAGCGACGGCGGGGGCGTGGGCAGAGGTGCGCCGGGCGGCGGTGGCGTGGGCAGAGCTGCGCCGGGCGGCGGTGGCGTGGGCGGTGCGCCGAGTGAGAGAGGCATGGCCGGCGGTGTGCCGCGCGGTGGCGCCGCAGGGGAGGCTGCGTTGAGCGGTGGTGGACGTGGCGGCACTGCTGGGGCGAGTGGCGCTGGGGGTGCAGGCGCTGGTGCGGCGAATGAGGCCATGGGCGCCGACGCTCCGGCGGTGAGTGGCCGTGATGGCGGTGCCGGCGTGGTGAGGGGCGGCGGGGGCGATGCTGGGGCTGCTGCGGTGAGGGGTGGCGGGGGCGATGTCGGGGCTGGTGCGGTGAGCCGTCCGGGTGATTGGCGGGGGCCGGTGCGGGGGTTGATGCGGCGCTGGCGGGCGGCGTTGCTGCGGCATCCCTGGTCGGCGACGCTGCTCGATCGCCCGCTTATGGGCCCCAACGCGCTGCGGCGCACCGAGTTCCTGTACGAGACGCTGACCGCCGCCGGGTTCGCCGCGCCGAAGACGGCCGCCTTCAGCCTCTCGAACTACGTGATGGGTTCGGTGATCATGCAGGTGACCTGGGAGCGGAGTGGGGGCACCGACACCGGTGCGTTCCTGCGCGAGCGTGCCGACCGTTATCCGGCGCTGGCCGAGCACGGGCTGGAGCACGACTGGGACGCCACGTTCGACGAAGGGCTCGGCTACCTCCTGGAGGGGATGGCCGCCTCCCGTGCCTGA
- a CDS encoding ABC-F family ATP-binding cassette domain-containing protein, translating into MGHVDVSGVTYLLPDGRPLLLEVSFKVGDGAKAALVGPNGAGKSTLLRLIAGEVAPDEGRVAATGGVGVMRQFLGEGTVRDLLLSVAPPQTGRAWAALERAEAAIAAHDDEERQLAYAQAIADYADAGGYELELVWDVCATEALGLPYEEIKDRSLATLSGGEQKRLMLEALLRGPDEVLLLDEPDNFLDVRGKQWLERAIRSSGKTVLLVSHDRRLLAEAADRIITVEGRGVWVHGGGFAGYAEARRRRKERLEELRQRWEEERARLRRLVHVLRQRSAGNDALAGAYQSAVTRLDRFERAGPPQRAPKEQNVRIRLRGGRTGKRAIVCEELELTGLLRPFSTEIWYGERVGVLGMNGTGKSHFLRLLAGEPIAHTGVARLGARVSPGHFAQTHLRPDLLGRPAAEVVMHEHALTRNEAMAALARYELAPAGGQPFETLSGGQQARLQILLLELSGATLLLLDEPTDNLDLASAEALQAGLGGFEGTVLTVTHDRWFADDLDRYLIFGADGLVRESDTPRWDL; encoded by the coding sequence ATGGGGCATGTCGACGTGAGCGGAGTGACGTACCTGCTGCCCGATGGACGTCCCTTGTTGCTGGAGGTGTCCTTCAAGGTCGGCGATGGCGCCAAGGCGGCGCTGGTCGGGCCGAACGGTGCGGGTAAGAGCACGTTGCTGCGGCTCATCGCGGGCGAGGTGGCACCGGACGAGGGGCGGGTGGCCGCCACGGGCGGGGTCGGCGTCATGCGGCAGTTCCTCGGCGAGGGCACCGTACGGGATCTGCTGCTGAGCGTGGCGCCGCCGCAGACCGGGCGGGCATGGGCGGCGCTGGAGCGGGCCGAGGCGGCGATCGCAGCGCACGACGACGAGGAGCGGCAGCTCGCCTACGCCCAGGCCATCGCCGACTACGCCGACGCCGGCGGTTACGAGCTGGAGCTGGTGTGGGACGTGTGCGCCACCGAGGCACTCGGGCTCCCGTACGAGGAGATCAAGGACCGGAGCCTGGCCACGCTGTCCGGCGGCGAGCAGAAGCGGCTCATGCTGGAGGCGCTGCTGCGCGGGCCGGACGAGGTGCTGCTGCTCGACGAGCCCGACAACTTCCTGGACGTTCGGGGCAAACAGTGGCTGGAGCGGGCGATCAGGAGCTCGGGCAAGACGGTGCTGCTCGTCTCGCACGACCGGCGGCTGCTGGCCGAGGCCGCCGATCGCATCATCACGGTCGAGGGGCGCGGCGTGTGGGTGCACGGCGGCGGGTTCGCCGGTTACGCCGAGGCCCGCAGGCGGCGCAAGGAGCGGCTGGAGGAGCTGCGGCAGCGCTGGGAGGAGGAGCGGGCCAGGCTGCGGCGGCTCGTCCACGTGCTGCGGCAACGCTCGGCCGGGAACGACGCGCTGGCGGGGGCGTACCAGTCGGCGGTGACGCGGCTGGACCGCTTCGAGCGGGCGGGGCCGCCCCAGCGCGCGCCCAAGGAGCAGAACGTCCGCATCCGGCTGCGCGGCGGCCGCACCGGCAAGCGGGCGATCGTCTGCGAGGAACTGGAGCTGACGGGCCTGCTGCGCCCGTTCTCCACCGAGATCTGGTACGGCGAACGCGTCGGCGTGCTCGGCATGAACGGCACCGGCAAGTCCCACTTCCTGCGCCTGCTGGCGGGCGAGCCGATCGCGCACACCGGCGTCGCCCGCCTGGGAGCCCGCGTCTCCCCCGGCCACTTCGCCCAGACCCACCTGCGCCCGGACCTGCTCGGCCGCCCCGCAGCCGAGGTGGTCATGCACGAGCACGCGCTGACCCGCAACGAGGCGATGGCGGCACTGGCCCGCTACGAGCTGGCGCCGGCGGGCGGCCAGCCGTTCGAGACGCTGTCGGGCGGGCAGCAGGCGCGGCTGCAGATCCTGCTGCTGGAGCTGTCGGGCGCGACGCTGCTGCTCCTCGACGAGCCGACGGACAACCTGGACCTGGCCAGCGCCGAAGCCCTGCAGGCCGGGCTCGGCGGCTTCGAGGGCACGGTGCTGACCGTGACCCACGACCGCTGGTTCGCCGACGACCTGGACCGGTATCTGATCTTCGGCGCGGACGGGCTGGTCCGGGAGAGCGACACACCGCGCTGGGACCTCTGA